A window of Planktothrix sp. FACHB-1365 contains these coding sequences:
- a CDS encoding PAS domain-containing protein, with translation MNLTWMISQKLVAMASGMSQGSCYLWQSQFMKLHLVSDLFIALAYFSIPIALIYFVRQRQDLPYPEVFILFSAFIFACGLNHLMAIFTLWYPLYWLSGGLKAITALISIFTSYKIIPLVPKLLQLCTPKELEAINQALTTTQQRYQSLMEACPVGLFETDVTGRCLYVNEYGCRITGQQPSDALNRGWVDGIYPDDRERLIEEWLNAIQNQQSFSSEYRLKSLDQSGVWVLGQAVPIKDPLGNVTGYIGTLTDIHDRKKVEEALQKSQQMLQLIMNTIPQRIFWKDRNSVYQGCNLQVALDAGFKSPEDLIGKTDYDFPASLSEIEHYRKVDQEVMETNTPRYRIIETLLNANGQQCWIETNKIPLHDPEGNVVGILGTYEDITERKVAEELLAQSEFRFRQLAQQEKLINHLANQIRNSLDLKTILETTVLQVWELMKVDRCYFCWYRREEMNFNSVYSNPSQPYFTPAYWEIVTEAKDPAFANIVGRYSLEEVGVWSQQYLDLNMGRINHVVNLPDSQEKSCLLQFGFVSVLSLPIQTQMGEIGVLVCANHQEPRCWTDSEVELLQAVTAQVAIAINQAQLYSQTREAAALAKAQTLELETTLKKLQQTQAHLIQTEKMSSLGQLVAGVAHEINNPINFIYGNVDYATQYMEDLLSLIELYQQHYSEPVSVIQEAIETVDLEFLKRDLPKLLSSMKAGASRIQQIVLSLRNFSRLDESSVKKVNLHEGLENTLLILQNRLSEAGGQEMIQVIKNYGNLPLIECYAGQINQVFMNLLTNAIDAVQERRLERDEALFSQSSEEEIDFNSLNSWQPRITITTEISQNEQVIIRITDNGMGMTEAVKTKLFDPFFTTKPVGKGTGLGLAISYQIVVERHQGQLKCSSQVREGSEFTVEIPIQQYKNFTLDQN, from the coding sequence ATGAACTTGACCTGGATGATTTCACAAAAACTGGTGGCAATGGCTTCAGGGATGTCTCAGGGTTCCTGCTACCTTTGGCAATCTCAATTCATGAAGCTTCATCTTGTTTCCGATTTGTTCATTGCCTTGGCTTATTTTTCGATCCCCATTGCATTAATTTATTTTGTTCGTCAGCGTCAAGATTTACCCTACCCTGAAGTTTTTATCCTATTTAGTGCCTTTATTTTTGCTTGTGGACTCAACCATTTAATGGCGATTTTTACCCTTTGGTATCCTCTATATTGGTTATCAGGAGGATTAAAGGCAATCACGGCTTTAATTTCAATTTTTACATCTTATAAAATTATTCCTTTAGTTCCCAAATTATTACAACTTTGCACACCTAAAGAACTTGAAGCCATCAACCAAGCGTTAACGACAACCCAACAGCGTTATCAATCTTTAATGGAAGCTTGTCCAGTGGGTTTGTTTGAAACGGATGTAACGGGACGCTGTTTATATGTGAATGAATATGGATGTCGAATTACCGGACAGCAACCTTCAGATGCGTTAAATAGAGGTTGGGTTGATGGCATTTATCCTGATGATCGAGAACGGTTAATTGAGGAATGGTTAAATGCGATTCAAAATCAACAATCCTTTTCTTCAGAATATCGTTTAAAATCATTAGATCAAAGCGGGGTTTGGGTCTTAGGTCAAGCGGTTCCGATCAAAGATCCGTTGGGGAATGTAACGGGATATATTGGCACGCTCACAGATATTCATGATCGCAAAAAAGTAGAGGAAGCACTACAAAAATCTCAACAAATGCTGCAATTAATTATGAATACGATCCCGCAACGAATTTTTTGGAAAGATCGCAATTCTGTGTATCAAGGGTGTAATTTACAAGTCGCTTTGGATGCGGGGTTTAAGTCTCCTGAAGATTTGATTGGAAAAACAGATTACGATTTCCCTGCGAGTTTAAGTGAAATTGAACATTATCGCAAAGTTGATCAAGAAGTCATGGAAACGAATACCCCTCGTTATCGAATTATCGAAACTTTATTGAATGCCAATGGTCAACAATGTTGGATAGAAACTAATAAAATTCCCCTGCATGATCCAGAGGGAAATGTGGTGGGAATTTTAGGAACTTATGAAGATATTACAGAACGAAAAGTTGCGGAAGAATTATTAGCACAATCGGAATTTAGGTTCCGACAATTGGCTCAACAGGAAAAATTAATTAATCATTTAGCCAACCAAATTCGGAATTCTTTAGATTTGAAAACAATTTTAGAAACAACCGTTTTGCAAGTTTGGGAGTTAATGAAGGTTGATCGCTGCTATTTTTGTTGGTATCGCCGGGAAGAAATGAATTTTAATTCTGTTTATTCTAATCCGTCTCAACCCTATTTTACTCCGGCTTATTGGGAAATTGTAACGGAAGCTAAAGATCCGGCTTTTGCCAATATTGTTGGTCGCTATTCTTTAGAAGAAGTTGGGGTTTGGTCACAGCAATATTTGGATTTAAACATGGGACGAATTAATCATGTTGTTAATCTCCCTGATTCTCAAGAAAAATCCTGTTTACTTCAGTTTGGATTTGTGTCTGTTCTGTCTCTTCCTATTCAAACCCAAATGGGAGAAATTGGGGTTTTAGTCTGTGCTAATCATCAGGAACCTCGATGCTGGACTGATTCAGAAGTGGAATTATTACAGGCGGTGACGGCGCAAGTGGCGATCGCAATTAATCAAGCCCAACTTTATAGCCAAACCCGTGAAGCAGCGGCGTTAGCAAAAGCTCAAACCTTAGAATTAGAAACAACGTTAAAGAAATTACAACAAACTCAAGCCCATTTAATTCAAACGGAAAAGATGTCTTCTTTGGGTCAGTTGGTGGCGGGTGTCGCCCATGAAATTAATAATCCGATTAATTTTATTTACGGAAATGTGGATTATGCAACTCAATATATGGAGGATTTATTAAGTTTAATTGAACTGTATCAACAGCATTATTCTGAACCTGTTTCTGTTATTCAAGAGGCAATAGAAACGGTTGATTTAGAATTTTTAAAACGGGATTTACCTAAACTCTTAAGTTCGATGAAAGCGGGAGCAAGTCGCATTCAGCAAATTGTTTTATCCTTACGCAATTTTTCTCGTTTAGATGAATCTTCTGTGAAAAAGGTGAATTTGCATGAAGGTTTAGAAAATACCTTATTAATTCTCCAAAATCGCTTATCAGAAGCTGGGGGACAAGAAATGATTCAGGTGATTAAAAATTATGGTAATTTACCCTTGATTGAATGTTATGCAGGTCAAATTAATCAAGTTTTTATGAATTTACTAACGAATGCGATTGATGCGGTTCAGGAGCGAAGATTGGAACGGGATGAGGCTCTTTTTTCTCAATCTTCTGAGGAGGAGATTGATTTTAATTCATTAAATTCTTGGCAACCTAGGATTACCATTACCACTGAAATTAGTCAAAATGAACAGGTTATTATCCGTATTACTGATAATGGGATGGGAATGACGGAAGCCGTTAAAACTAAATTATTTGATCCCTTCTTTACAACAAAACCTGTCGGAAAAGGGACGGGTTTAGGATTAGCTATTAGCTATCAAATTGTTGTGGAAAGACATCAGGGTCAATTGAAGTGTTCGTCTCAAGTCAGAGAAGGCTCAGAGTTTACCGTTGAGATTCCGATTCAACAATACAAAAATTTTACACTTGATCAAAATTAA
- a CDS encoding Uma2 family endonuclease, with product MISEPQYPQKMTVEAYLEWEATQELRHEYVDGKILAMTGGSIPHNDIALNLYTALRPHLRQRGCRVNVSDVKVQTHQNSRYFYPDLVITCDPEDLKSRKFIQNPKVIVEVLSPSTASYDCTKKLKYYRQISSLQEYMLIDSESISVEVYHRGEGKMWYYYGYENGDVIALKSIEFECPMELLYEGINFDQV from the coding sequence ATGATTTCTGAACCCCAATATCCCCAAAAAATGACGGTGGAAGCATACCTAGAATGGGAAGCCACACAGGAACTTCGTCATGAATATGTTGATGGCAAAATTTTAGCGATGACAGGGGGTAGTATTCCTCATAATGACATTGCTCTCAACTTATATACTGCCCTTAGACCTCATTTGCGTCAAAGAGGCTGTCGAGTTAATGTCTCAGATGTGAAAGTTCAGACTCATCAAAACAGTCGCTATTTTTATCCAGATTTAGTTATAACTTGTGATCCTGAAGACTTAAAATCTCGTAAGTTTATTCAAAACCCTAAAGTTATTGTTGAAGTTCTTTCTCCTAGTACCGCTAGTTATGATTGTACAAAAAAACTCAAATATTATCGCCAAATTTCGAGTTTACAAGAATATATGTTAATTGATTCAGAATCCATTTCTGTTGAAGTTTATCATCGAGGAGAAGGGAAAATGTGGTATTATTATGGGTATGAAAATGGGGATGTAATCGCATTAAAAAGCATAGAGTTTGAGTGTCCAATGGAACTTCTATATGAAGGGATTAATTTTGATCAAGTGTAA
- a CDS encoding 4'-phosphopantetheinyl transferase superfamily protein: MDSHLYFQLSSQSIHVWQTNLKRSLSSLQFYQTILSADEKKRAERFKFEKDQQAFIIARGTLRRILSQYLTLSPAEIKFKYSSKGKPSLDQNPLPLHFNLSHSYGKAIYAIALEKNIGVDIEYIRKIEILSLAKRFFCDSEYQWLNSLQLEEQDAGFFQLWTCKEAYLKATGEGLVGLQDIEIKTPLSSVLQILKISQNSEIAKNWTLKTIETPENYRATLAIEGINYQFKFWHWIDEE; this comes from the coding sequence ATGGATAGTCATTTATATTTTCAGTTATCTTCTCAAAGTATTCATGTTTGGCAAACAAACCTGAAGCGATCGCTTTCATCTCTTCAATTTTACCAAACGATTCTTTCTGCTGATGAAAAAAAACGGGCTGAACGCTTTAAGTTTGAAAAAGATCAACAAGCATTTATCATCGCACGGGGAACCCTAAGAAGGATTCTAAGTCAGTATTTAACTTTATCACCAGCAGAGATTAAATTTAAGTATAGTTCCAAAGGAAAACCTAGTTTAGATCAAAATCCCTTACCCCTACACTTTAATTTATCTCATTCTTATGGAAAAGCTATTTATGCGATCGCCTTAGAAAAAAATATCGGTGTAGATATTGAATATATTCGTAAAATTGAAATCTTATCTTTAGCTAAACGCTTTTTTTGTGATTCGGAATATCAATGGTTAAATTCTTTACAGTTAGAAGAACAAGATGCTGGATTTTTTCAACTCTGGACGTGCAAAGAAGCTTATTTAAAAGCAACGGGAGAAGGCTTAGTGGGGTTACAGGATATTGAAATTAAAACGCCTTTAAGTTCAGTCTTACAAATTTTGAAGATTTCCCAAAATTCAGAAATTGCCAAAAATTGGACATTAAAAACCATTGAAACCCCAGAAAATTATAGAGCAACCTTAGCCATTGAGGGCATCAATTATCAGTTTAAATTTTGGCATTGGATAGATGAAGAATAA
- a CDS encoding response regulator: protein MKILLIEDDPIFASMLVQSLTNQRYIVDQAEDGQMGWEYAQSTTYNLIVIDVGLPKLDGITLCQKLRYQGSTIPILLITAKDGTSERIRGLDAGADDYLIKPIDIAEFQARVRALLRRGEVSHSSILEIGNLQLNPVTCQVHYAHQPITLTPKEYSLLELLMRNPARVFSRAELIEYLWSFDDPPQEESVKAHIKGLRQKLKAVGAAEWIENVYGLGYRLSAKLQTTPSVSVDSPQPAIEISLEQQFNQAKEKLWNQYQDLLIERLAILQHLAIALTTNTLLPSLRNAAEQAAHKLAGVLGMFDLEQGTEIAQKIEQNLEGDQPLTFEQIQLLHSYIHELEKLLPHSMSEPDQSPLSFPTSTPPNLEINLSPNVNSLPEYSVSEISPRLLLIDSDLEFGKALQSLADSMGLAWQQIPTLVEAKTWLNINTPEVVVFNDYPNIKAEDRSQLIIDLAKRTPPIPVLVLTSTEGLMDRVTVARAGGRRIFVKPVTPTQIWEATSQLLHASPHSKVNVLVVDDDPLFLATLRPVLEPWRIRMTGLIDPLRFWEVLNSVSPDLLILDVEMSPVSGIELCQTVRADPHWQGLPIVFLTAHCDSKTIQQVFAAGADDYVSKPVMGPELLTRITNRLERTRLLQTLSTKDPITGLANYLQSSQELEQQIQKCQQLEQPFSLGVLSFSQLHDINLEYGHLIGYQVLQRWGRLFQGMTTVGVETIGYWGNGEFVVGMPGLTQAEAQEHLSDILISLRQQVFTTLEGQRFQVVCEVKITEFPTQGQTLQQLYQQVHHRNG from the coding sequence ATGAAAATTTTGTTGATCGAAGATGATCCAATTTTTGCATCAATGTTGGTACAATCTTTAACCAACCAGCGTTATATTGTCGATCAAGCTGAAGATGGTCAAATGGGGTGGGAATATGCTCAAAGTACCACTTATAACTTAATTGTCATTGATGTAGGATTACCGAAATTAGACGGCATTACGCTGTGTCAAAAATTACGTTATCAAGGCAGTACCATCCCGATTTTATTAATAACCGCTAAAGACGGAACAAGCGAGCGCATCCGAGGTTTAGATGCGGGTGCTGATGATTATTTAATTAAACCGATTGATATTGCCGAATTTCAAGCGAGAGTTCGGGCTTTATTACGACGAGGCGAGGTTTCCCATTCCTCTATCTTAGAAATTGGAAATTTACAACTGAATCCGGTAACTTGTCAAGTTCATTATGCCCATCAACCCATTACCCTGACCCCCAAAGAATATAGTTTATTAGAATTATTAATGCGAAACCCCGCGCGGGTTTTTAGTCGGGCTGAATTGATTGAATATTTGTGGAGTTTTGATGATCCACCCCAAGAAGAAAGTGTTAAAGCTCATATTAAAGGATTGAGACAAAAATTAAAAGCGGTTGGTGCGGCGGAGTGGATTGAAAATGTTTATGGGTTGGGTTATCGTCTCAGTGCAAAACTCCAAACAACGCCCTCTGTTTCTGTTGATTCTCCTCAGCCTGCAATTGAGATTTCCCTAGAACAACAGTTTAACCAAGCCAAAGAAAAACTCTGGAATCAATATCAAGATTTATTAATAGAACGGTTAGCGATTTTGCAACATTTAGCGATCGCCTTAACCACAAATACCCTGCTTCCTTCCCTGCGTAATGCCGCCGAACAAGCCGCCCATAAATTAGCCGGAGTCCTTGGAATGTTTGACCTAGAACAAGGGACAGAAATTGCTCAAAAAATTGAACAGAATTTAGAAGGAGATCAGCCCCTAACCTTTGAGCAAATCCAACTCTTACACTCCTACATTCACGAATTAGAAAAGTTACTGCCTCACTCAATGTCTGAACCCGATCAATCTCCTCTGTCTTTCCCGACCTCAACCCCCCCGAATTTAGAAATCAATCTCTCCCCCAATGTGAATTCCTTACCTGAATATTCAGTTTCCGAGATTTCCCCTCGCCTATTATTAATTGATTCCGATCTTGAATTCGGAAAAGCTTTGCAATCTTTAGCAGATTCTATGGGGTTAGCTTGGCAACAAATTCCCACCTTAGTAGAGGCAAAAACTTGGTTAAATATCAATACTCCAGAGGTTGTTGTCTTCAATGACTATCCCAATATTAAAGCCGAAGACCGATCCCAACTGATTATAGATTTAGCCAAACGTACTCCTCCCATTCCCGTCTTAGTCCTAACCTCCACAGAAGGTTTAATGGATCGAGTCACGGTCGCTCGTGCAGGGGGTCGCAGAATCTTCGTTAAACCTGTTACCCCAACCCAAATTTGGGAAGCCACCAGCCAACTGTTACACGCCTCTCCGCACTCCAAAGTCAACGTTTTGGTCGTCGATGATGACCCGTTATTTTTAGCCACCTTGCGGCCCGTTTTAGAGCCTTGGAGGATAAGAATGACGGGACTCATTGACCCCCTGCGGTTTTGGGAGGTTTTGAACTCTGTTTCACCGGATTTATTAATTTTAGATGTGGAAATGTCTCCGGTTAGTGGAATAGAACTTTGCCAAACGGTTCGGGCTGATCCCCATTGGCAAGGATTACCGATTGTATTTCTCACGGCCCATTGTGATAGTAAAACGATTCAACAGGTATTTGCGGCGGGGGCGGATGATTATGTGAGCAAACCGGTTATGGGGCCAGAACTATTGACTCGCATTACTAACCGTTTAGAACGGACTCGATTATTACAAACATTGTCTACAAAAGATCCGATCACAGGGTTAGCAAATTATCTCCAGTCTAGTCAAGAATTAGAACAACAAATCCAGAAATGTCAACAATTAGAACAACCGTTTTCTTTGGGAGTATTAAGTTTTAGTCAACTGCATGATATTAATCTTGAATATGGGCATTTGATTGGCTATCAAGTTTTGCAACGGTGGGGGCGTTTATTTCAAGGAATGACTACGGTTGGAGTTGAAACAATTGGATATTGGGGAAATGGGGAATTTGTCGTCGGAATGCCGGGGTTAACTCAAGCAGAAGCTCAGGAACACCTATCTGATATCTTAATTTCTCTCCGACAGCAGGTTTTTACCACCTTGGAAGGACAACGATTTCAAGTTGTTTGTGAGGTGAAAATTACAGAATTTCCTACCCAAGGACAAACATTACAACAATTATATCAACAGGTTCATCATCGTAATGGATAG
- a CDS encoding CorA family divalent cation transporter → MKLPPTWNLPSAICDRFGQKSFGKQRAMIADEHLLLVLHKAPKPGERHREGVLFWRRPDGRWECSKGGVAFQQLTNHLKEYHSAEEDLNQLYNIAKTAEDYFNLLEAITPLQLATENLHATLQTAREAIPQDRDIVDLRDWAYEIERTLDILYINTKNALDFKIATETEAAAKAGNRLNTLAAIFFPLTAISCVFGMNLKSGLELQSPLMFWLMFLAGIWLGLVVRQWVFTGTFSQLNFNKLAMDLKQGLKE, encoded by the coding sequence ATGAAATTACCCCCAACTTGGAATCTTCCGTCAGCGATTTGCGATCGCTTTGGTCAAAAAAGTTTTGGTAAACAACGGGCGATGATAGCCGATGAGCATCTGTTATTAGTATTACATAAAGCGCCCAAACCGGGCGAGCGTCATCGAGAAGGGGTCTTATTTTGGCGTAGACCTGATGGTCGTTGGGAATGTAGTAAAGGGGGTGTCGCGTTTCAACAATTAACGAATCATTTGAAAGAGTATCATTCAGCCGAAGAAGACTTAAATCAATTATATAATATTGCTAAAACCGCAGAGGATTATTTTAACCTTTTAGAGGCTATTACCCCCCTACAATTAGCGACAGAAAACTTACACGCCACGTTACAAACAGCCAGAGAAGCAATTCCTCAAGATCGAGATATTGTGGATTTAAGAGATTGGGCTTATGAAATTGAACGCACGTTAGATATTCTTTATATTAACACAAAAAATGCCTTGGATTTTAAAATTGCAACTGAAACAGAAGCTGCTGCTAAAGCTGGAAATCGACTCAATACTTTAGCTGCGATTTTCTTTCCGCTTACGGCTATTTCCTGCGTATTTGGGATGAACTTAAAAAGCGGTTTAGAACTTCAATCTCCCCTGATGTTTTGGCTGATGTTTTTAGCCGGAATTTGGTTAGGATTAGTCGTTAGACAATGGGTTTTTACAGGAACCTTTTCCCAATTAAATTTTAATAAATTAGCAATGGATTTAAAACAAGGGTTGAAAGAATAA